The Staphylococcus sp. KG4-3 genome has a window encoding:
- a CDS encoding DapH/DapD/GlmU-related protein codes for MRNLKRQKSHDKNPLWRMYHYVRIVKIFKQTVIIEICRYLPIVKLKHWIYRKFLKMNIGAETAFAFKVVPDLLYPEFITIGKNCVIGYNTTILTHEFLVDEFKTGPVHIGDNTLIGANVTILPGVTIGNNVKVGAGAIVSKDIPDNTMAYGNPIQIKS; via the coding sequence ATGCGGAATTTAAAAAGACAGAAGTCACATGATAAAAACCCACTGTGGCGTATGTACCATTACGTGAGGATTGTTAAAATTTTCAAACAGACGGTAATTATTGAAATTTGTCGCTATTTACCTATTGTGAAGTTAAAGCATTGGATATATCGTAAATTTTTGAAAATGAACATCGGCGCAGAAACTGCATTTGCGTTTAAAGTCGTGCCGGATTTACTTTATCCAGAATTTATTACGATAGGTAAAAATTGTGTCATTGGATATAATACAACTATTTTAACGCACGAATTTCTAGTGGATGAGTTTAAAACAGGACCTGTCCATATCGGAGACAATACTTTAATCGGAGCAAATGTTACTATTTTGCCTGGTGTTACGATAGGAAATAATGTCAAAGTAGGTGCGGGCGCCATTGTATCTAAAGATATACCAGATAATACAATGGCTTATGGGAATCCCATACAAATTAAAAGTTAA
- a CDS encoding lipopolysaccharide assembly protein LapB, protein MAHNDNVISMKFDSQFYKKLGEQKFHQQDYKKAAEHFKKVLEMSPQDFDTKVKYSECLVNLGLGNKAEHLFYESIAQDEFVEESYFQLSQLNITINEANKAFLFGINYITMSDDEDYRDELEDMFEVSYHSAEKIETESQLFAIQLIFQYLFSQGRLPEARNFILNQNEDIQAHRVVRNLLAMCYLYLNEYDTAKEMFERLLSEDNSDVHALCHYTLLLYNTNDKEKYHRYLNILGKVIPMNDDESFKLGIVLCYLRQYEASQKILHPLYRKGKFLSIQMYNALSYNNYYLGNLEDSKYFWAKLQEITQVDVGHAPWVIEESKAYFDQQILPLLLNDDSHHRLYGIFLLNQLKGREVLLTQEIWGVLESMNDYEKLYLTYLIQDLKLNKLDFIHRGLLMLYDIESLKNIEELFIIWIDQAEAIISEKVDLTNVDNYVAAFVYMYFRNTEIKVTKQQVLEWFNISAYRLNKTIDYLVSI, encoded by the coding sequence ATGGCGCATAACGACAATGTAATATCGATGAAGTTTGATAGTCAATTTTATAAAAAATTAGGTGAACAAAAATTTCACCAACAAGATTATAAAAAGGCTGCAGAACATTTTAAAAAAGTGCTTGAAATGTCACCTCAAGATTTTGATACAAAAGTAAAATATTCTGAATGTCTAGTAAATTTAGGACTAGGTAATAAGGCAGAACATCTTTTTTATGAAAGTATAGCACAAGATGAATTTGTAGAAGAAAGCTATTTTCAGCTTAGTCAACTCAATATTACGATAAATGAAGCTAATAAAGCATTCTTATTCGGAATCAACTATATTACAATGTCTGACGATGAAGATTATAGAGATGAACTTGAAGATATGTTTGAAGTATCCTACCATTCTGCTGAAAAAATTGAAACAGAAAGTCAACTATTCGCCATACAACTTATTTTTCAATATTTATTTTCCCAAGGTCGCTTACCAGAAGCAAGGAATTTTATTTTAAATCAAAATGAGGACATACAAGCACATCGTGTCGTACGTAATTTGTTAGCAATGTGTTATTTATATTTAAATGAATATGATACGGCGAAAGAGATGTTTGAGCGCTTATTGAGTGAAGATAATAGCGATGTACATGCCTTATGTCATTATACGTTATTACTTTATAATACAAATGATAAAGAGAAATATCATCGCTATTTAAATATTTTAGGAAAAGTTATACCAATGAATGATGACGAATCATTTAAATTAGGGATTGTCCTATGTTATTTAAGACAATATGAAGCATCCCAAAAGATATTACATCCTCTTTATAGAAAAGGGAAATTCCTATCTATACAAATGTATAATGCGCTCAGTTATAATAATTACTATTTAGGAAATTTGGAAGATAGTAAATACTTTTGGGCCAAACTACAAGAGATTACACAAGTAGACGTTGGCCACGCTCCATGGGTTATAGAAGAAAGTAAAGCTTACTTTGATCAACAAATTCTACCATTATTATTAAATGACGATAGTCATCATAGATTGTATGGCATTTTTTTACTTAATCAATTAAAAGGAAGAGAAGTGTTATTGACCCAAGAAATTTGGGGAGTGTTAGAATCTATGAATGATTATGAAAAATTATATTTAACATACCTTATACAAGACTTAAAATTAAATAAGTTAGATTTTATTCACAGAGGTTTGTTAATGCTTTATGATATAGAATCATTGAAAAATATTGAAGAATTATTTATTATATGGATTGATCAGGCGGAAGCGATTATTTCTGAAAAGGTAGATTTAACCAATGTCGATAACTATGTAGCGGCATTTGTATATATGTATTTTCGAAATACTGAAATTAAAGTGACGAAACAACAAGTATTAGAGTGGTTTAATATCTCAGCATATCGCTTGAATAAAACAATTGATTATTTAGTGAGCATATAA
- the lgt gene encoding prolipoprotein diacylglyceryl transferase, with product MLTLNYIDPIAFELGPISVRWYGIIIAAGILLGYFIAQASVKRIGYDQDTLVDIIFWSAIFGFIVARIYFVIFQWPYYIQNPIEIPMIWHGGIAIHGGLIGGFVTGIIICKQKNINPFQIGDVIAPSMILGQGIGRWGNFMNHEAHGGPVSKSVLENLHIPDFIIDNMYIDGKYYQPTFLYESIWDILGFVILILLRKHLRVGDTFCLYLIWYSIGRFFVEGMRTDSLMLTSDIRVAQLMSIILILVGVIIMIVRRVKYRSPRYKDVGPLSWPNLKVK from the coding sequence ATGTTGACATTAAACTATATCGATCCTATTGCATTTGAATTAGGGCCGATTTCAGTCCGATGGTATGGTATTATCATTGCGGCTGGTATACTATTAGGCTATTTTATAGCACAAGCTAGCGTGAAAAGGATTGGTTATGACCAAGATACGCTAGTTGATATTATTTTTTGGAGTGCAATATTTGGCTTTATTGTGGCAAGAATCTATTTTGTTATTTTTCAATGGCCTTATTACATACAAAATCCAATTGAGATACCAATGATATGGCATGGAGGTATTGCGATACACGGTGGTTTAATTGGAGGGTTTGTAACAGGCATTATTATTTGTAAACAAAAGAATATTAATCCCTTTCAAATCGGCGATGTAATTGCACCTAGTATGATTCTTGGTCAAGGTATTGGAAGATGGGGAAATTTCATGAATCACGAAGCTCATGGTGGGCCAGTTTCAAAATCTGTGCTTGAAAATTTACATATACCCGATTTTATTATTGATAATATGTACATTGATGGTAAATATTATCAACCAACATTTTTATACGAATCCATATGGGATATTTTAGGTTTTGTTATATTAATTTTATTAAGAAAACATCTGCGTGTTGGTGACACGTTCTGCCTTTATTTAATTTGGTATTCTATTGGTAGATTTTTTGTGGAAGGCATGCGTACTGATAGCCTAATGCTAACAAGTGATATTCGTGTAGCGCAGTTAATGTCTATTATATTAATTTTAGTTGGTGTTATCATAATGATTGTTAGAAGAGTGAAATATCGTTCGCCACGTTATAAAGATGTTGGTCCGCTATCATGGCCAAACCTAAAAGTGAAGTGA
- the hprK gene encoding HPr(Ser) kinase/phosphatase has product MLTTKSLVERFELEMIAGEEGLNKQIKNTDISRPGLEMAGYFSHYASDRIQLLGTTELSFYNLLPDEERKGRMRKLCRPETPAIIVTRDLEPPEELIEAAKEHETPLITSTIATTQLMSRLTTFLEHELARTTSLHGVLVDVYGVGVLITGDSGIGKSETALELIKRGHRLVADDNVEIREISKDELIGRAPKLIEHLLEIRGLGIINVMTLFGAGSILTEKRLRLNIHLENWHKEKLYDRVGLNEETLRILDTEITKKTIPVRPGRNVAVIIEVAAMNYRLNIMGINTAEEFNDRLNAEILRNGNNGEEK; this is encoded by the coding sequence ATGTTAACTACAAAAAGTTTAGTAGAACGCTTCGAACTTGAGATGATTGCAGGCGAAGAAGGGCTAAATAAGCAAATTAAAAACACTGATATTTCGAGACCTGGATTGGAAATGGCGGGGTATTTTTCTCACTATGCTTCAGACCGTATTCAATTATTAGGTACTACTGAATTATCTTTTTATAATTTATTGCCAGATGAAGAACGTAAAGGACGCATGAGAAAATTATGTCGACCTGAAACACCGGCAATTATTGTCACGAGAGACTTAGAACCACCAGAAGAATTGATTGAAGCTGCTAAAGAACATGAAACACCTTTAATAACTTCTACAATTGCGACTACACAGTTAATGAGCCGATTGACTACGTTTTTAGAACATGAACTAGCTAGGACAACGTCACTCCACGGTGTACTTGTAGATGTGTATGGTGTAGGTGTACTAATAACTGGTGACTCTGGTATTGGTAAAAGTGAAACAGCCTTAGAATTAATTAAAAGAGGCCATAGACTTGTAGCAGACGATAACGTTGAAATTAGAGAAATAAGTAAAGATGAATTAATTGGTAGAGCACCCAAATTAATAGAACATCTACTAGAAATTAGAGGTTTGGGTATTATCAATGTTATGACTTTATTCGGTGCTGGATCGATTTTAACAGAAAAACGATTGCGCTTGAATATTCATTTAGAAAACTGGCACAAAGAGAAATTATACGATCGTGTAGGATTAAATGAAGAAACATTACGAATTTTAGATACAGAGATTACGAAGAAAACTATACCAGTTAGACCTGGCCGTAACGTAGCAGTAATCATTGAAGTAGCAGCAATGAATTATAGGCTAAACATTATGGGGATTAATACAGCTGAAGAATTTAACGATCGTTTAAACGCAGAAATTTTACGTAATGGTAATAATGGTGAGGAGAAATAA
- the rapZ gene encoding RNase adapter RapZ, with protein MQPEEQDIVKSELLVVTGLSGAGKSVVIQSLEDIGYFCVDNLPPILLPKFVELMQQGNPSLQKVAIAIDLRGKELFKSLVKEIDLIKGDSDVIVDMMFLEASNERLISRYKETRRAHPLNERGQRSLIESIEEERELLTEIKSLANYTIDTSQMKPKELRKRIGDYFNQSNYQTFNINVTSFGFKHGIQMDADLVFDVRFLPNPHYVDDLRPLTGEDEPVYKYVMKWKETETFYEKLIDLLKFMIPGYKKEGKSQLVIAIGCTGGQHRSVALAKRIGAELKESFDYNVYVHHRDAHVESGVKHKDEKN; from the coding sequence ATGCAACCGGAAGAACAAGATATAGTGAAAAGTGAATTATTAGTTGTTACAGGTTTGTCAGGTGCCGGAAAGTCTGTAGTTATACAGAGCTTAGAAGACATTGGATATTTTTGCGTAGATAATTTACCACCAATTCTTTTGCCGAAATTCGTTGAACTTATGCAACAAGGTAATCCTTCCCTACAAAAAGTAGCAATTGCAATAGATTTAAGAGGTAAAGAATTATTTAAGTCGCTTGTTAAAGAAATTGATTTAATCAAAGGTGATTCAGATGTTATCGTTGATATGATGTTTTTAGAAGCATCTAATGAAAGATTGATTTCTAGGTATAAAGAAACACGTCGTGCACATCCTTTGAATGAAAGAGGACAGCGCTCATTAATTGAATCTATTGAAGAAGAACGCGAACTATTGACTGAGATTAAGAGCTTGGCAAACTATACGATTGATACTTCACAAATGAAACCAAAAGAATTGCGTAAACGTATTGGTGACTATTTCAATCAAAGTAATTATCAAACTTTTAATATCAATGTAACAAGTTTTGGGTTTAAACATGGTATACAAATGGACGCTGACTTAGTGTTTGATGTGAGGTTTTTACCAAATCCACACTATGTTGATGATTTGAGACCGTTGACTGGTGAAGATGAACCAGTCTATAAATATGTCATGAAATGGAAAGAAACTGAAACTTTTTATGAAAAATTAATCGATTTATTAAAATTTATGATACCAGGTTACAAAAAAGAAGGTAAATCTCAACTTGTTATTGCCATTGGATGTACTGGTGGGCAACATCGTTCTGTCGCATTAGCCAAACGAATCGGAGCAGAACTCAAAGAGAGTTTTGACTATAATGTTTATGTGCATCATAGAGATGCACATGTCGAAAGTGGCGTGAAACATAAAGATGAGAAGAATTAA
- the yvcK gene encoding YvcK family protein, translated as MRRIKLVLIGGGTGLSVLARGLKGYPIDITTIVTVADDGGSTGKIRSEMDIPAPGDIRNVISALSETESTIEQLFQYRFKENQVEGHSLGNLLIAALTNINNDFGHAVKELSKILNIRGSVIPSTNTSVRLNAVMEDGEIVYGESKIPKKNKKIERVFLEPEDVRPMEEAVEAIEEADLIVMGPGSLYTSVISNLCVKGISESLLKVDVPKLYVSNVMTQPGETNHYTALDHVKAIHDHIGNNCINYAICSTQPFHGDVVERYREDNAEPVQCDIGEMEAQGIKVFTHPNLVEVSSENYVRHNTEVLSKMIYEIAMQETETIEFTRDKENNEKH; from the coding sequence ATGAGAAGAATTAAACTTGTACTTATAGGTGGAGGTACAGGTTTATCCGTTTTAGCACGCGGTTTAAAAGGTTATCCCATAGATATTACGACAATTGTTACAGTTGCTGATGATGGGGGTAGTACTGGAAAGATAAGAAGCGAAATGGATATACCTGCTCCAGGTGATATACGAAATGTAATTTCAGCATTAAGCGAAACGGAATCAACAATAGAACAATTATTCCAATATCGTTTTAAAGAAAATCAAGTTGAAGGGCATTCTTTAGGTAATTTATTGATTGCAGCACTTACAAACATTAATAATGATTTTGGCCATGCAGTTAAAGAATTGAGCAAAATATTAAATATCAGAGGCAGTGTCATCCCTTCAACTAATACGAGTGTAAGATTAAATGCAGTTATGGAAGACGGAGAAATTGTATATGGTGAATCTAAAATACCTAAAAAGAATAAAAAGATAGAACGTGTATTTTTAGAACCAGAAGATGTAAGACCAATGGAAGAAGCCGTAGAAGCTATTGAAGAAGCCGATTTAATTGTAATGGGGCCAGGATCTTTATATACGAGTGTTATATCTAATCTCTGTGTTAAAGGCATCTCTGAATCATTACTTAAAGTTGATGTACCTAAACTATATGTATCTAACGTTATGACCCAACCAGGAGAAACGAATCATTACACAGCACTTGACCACGTTAAAGCAATACATGATCACATAGGAAATAATTGTATTAACTATGCCATTTGTAGTACGCAACCGTTTCATGGAGATGTAGTCGAACGCTATAGAGAAGATAACGCTGAGCCTGTGCAATGTGATATAGGCGAAATGGAGGCCCAAGGTATTAAAGTTTTTACACATCCAAATCTGGTTGAAGTTTCCTCTGAAAATTATGTACGACATAATACTGAAGTTCTTTCTAAGATGATATATGAAATTGCTATGCAGGAAACAGAGACAATAGAATTTACTCGCGATAAAGAAAATAATGAAAAGCATTAA
- the trxB gene encoding thioredoxin-disulfide reductase, translating into MAEQVDFDIAIIGAGPAGMTAAVYASRANLSTVMIERGMPGGQMANTEEVENFPGFEMVTGPDLSTKMFEHAKKFGAKYQYGDIKSIEDKGSYKEINLGNNVITAHAVIISTGAEYKKIGVPGEQELGGRGVSYCAVCDGAFFKGKKLFVIGGGDSAVEEGTFLTKFADSVTIVHRRDELRAQKILQDRAFKNDKIDFIWSHTLKTINEKDGKVGSITLESTKDGAEQTLEADGVFVYIGMKPLTVPFQDLGITNEVGYILTNEDMSTNIPGIYAAGDVREKGLRQIVTATGDGSIAAQSAIAYIEHLKDTIEA; encoded by the coding sequence ATGGCTGAACAAGTGGATTTTGATATTGCAATTATCGGTGCAGGTCCAGCAGGTATGACTGCTGCAGTTTACGCATCACGTGCAAATTTAAGCACAGTAATGATTGAACGTGGCATGCCTGGTGGTCAAATGGCGAATACAGAAGAAGTTGAAAACTTCCCAGGATTTGAAATGGTAACAGGCCCTGACTTATCTACAAAAATGTTTGAACACGCCAAAAAATTTGGTGCAAAATATCAGTATGGTGATATTAAATCAATTGAAGATAAAGGATCTTATAAAGAAATCAATCTTGGTAATAATGTAATTACAGCTCATGCAGTTATCATTTCAACTGGTGCAGAATATAAAAAAATCGGAGTACCAGGTGAACAAGAACTTGGTGGTCGTGGCGTAAGTTACTGTGCGGTTTGTGATGGCGCATTCTTTAAAGGTAAAAAATTATTTGTTATCGGTGGCGGAGATTCAGCTGTTGAAGAAGGCACATTCCTTACAAAATTTGCTGATAGTGTTACTATTGTTCACCGTAGAGATGAGTTACGTGCACAAAAGATACTTCAAGACCGTGCATTTAAAAATGACAAAATTGATTTTATCTGGAGTCATACGCTAAAAACAATTAATGAAAAAGACGGTAAAGTTGGCTCAATCACATTAGAATCAACTAAAGATGGTGCAGAACAAACATTAGAAGCAGACGGTGTATTTGTTTATATTGGTATGAAACCATTAACAGTACCTTTCCAAGATTTAGGTATTACTAACGAAGTTGGTTATATTTTAACTAATGAAGATATGAGTACTAATATTCCTGGTATTTATGCAGCAGGTGACGTTCGTGAAAAAGGTTTACGCCAAATCGTAACAGCAACAGGTGATGGAAGTATTGCAGCGCAAAGTGCAATTGCGTATATTGAACACCTTAAAGATACAATTGAAGCATAA
- the uvrA gene encoding excinuclease ABC subunit UvrA — MKQPSIVVKGARAHNLKDVDIEIPKDKLIVMTGLSGSGKSSLAFDTIYAEGQRRYVESLSAYARQFLGQMDKPDVDTIEGLSPAISIDQKTTSKNPRSTVATVTEIYDYIRLLYARIGKPFCPNHGIEIESQTVQQMVDQVMKLEERTKIQILAPVITHRKGAQEKLIDDISKKGYVRLRVDGEITDVNEVPALDKNKNHTIEVVIDRLVVKEGIESRLADSIETALQLSEGSLIVDIIDGEELKFSENHACPICGFSIGELEPRMFSFNSPFGACPTCDGLGQKLTVDLDLVVPDANKTLNEGAIVAWESSSSDYYPTLLNRVCEVFKINMDKPFKKLTDRQKDIILYGSNGKEIEFTFTQRNGQTRKRTMEFEGVINNINRRYHDSPSELVREMMSKYMTELPCETCHGKRLSREALSVYIAGKNIGDVVEQSIKEALHSYEHIELSEQDRKIANQILKEINSRLEFLYNVGLEYLTLNRASGSLSGGEAQRIRLATQIGSRLSGVLYVLDEPSIGLHQRDNDRLINTLKEMRDLGNTLIVVEHDDDTMRAADFLVDVGPGAGEHGGEIVASGTPKQVMNNKKSLTGQYLSGQKRIEVPESRRQITDRKISVKGARSNNLKDIDVDFPLSTMTVVTGVSGSGKSTLVNEVLYKSLAKHINKSKIKPGDYDEIQGIDQLDRIIDIDQSPIGRTPRSNPATYTGVFDNIRDIFAQTNEAKVRGYTKGRFSFNVKGGRCEACKGDGIIKIEMHFLPDVYVPCEVCGGTRYNRETLEVTYKGKNIADILAMTAEEATTFFENVPKIHRKLKTLVDVGLGYVTLGQPATTLSGGEAQRVKLASELHKRSTGRSIYILDEPTTGLHVDDISRLLKVLNTLVENGDTVVIIEHNLDVIKMADHIIDLGPEGGDGGGTLVATGTPEAITEVEESYTGRYLKPVLARDTVK; from the coding sequence ATGAAGCAACCATCCATTGTAGTAAAAGGGGCACGTGCCCATAATTTAAAAGATGTTGATATAGAAATACCTAAAGATAAACTTATAGTTATGACTGGACTTTCAGGTTCAGGTAAATCATCTTTAGCATTTGATACAATATATGCTGAAGGACAGCGTAGATATGTGGAATCATTAAGTGCATATGCGAGACAATTTTTAGGTCAAATGGATAAGCCAGATGTAGACACGATAGAAGGCTTATCTCCAGCTATTTCAATAGATCAAAAAACAACGAGCAAAAATCCAAGATCTACTGTTGCGACTGTAACTGAAATTTACGATTATATTAGATTGCTCTATGCACGTATAGGGAAACCATTTTGCCCTAATCATGGCATTGAAATAGAGTCGCAAACAGTACAACAAATGGTTGATCAAGTCATGAAGTTAGAGGAACGTACTAAGATTCAAATCCTCGCGCCAGTAATTACACATAGAAAAGGCGCCCAAGAGAAGTTAATAGATGATATTAGTAAAAAAGGTTATGTGCGCTTAAGAGTAGATGGTGAAATAACTGATGTAAATGAAGTACCTGCATTAGATAAAAATAAAAACCACACTATCGAAGTAGTCATCGACCGTTTAGTTGTTAAAGAGGGTATTGAATCACGTTTGGCAGACTCTATCGAAACAGCATTGCAACTTTCTGAAGGTAGCCTAATTGTTGATATCATTGATGGCGAAGAATTAAAATTCTCTGAAAATCATGCTTGTCCAATTTGTGGTTTCTCAATTGGAGAGTTAGAACCACGCATGTTTAGTTTTAACAGTCCATTTGGTGCTTGCCCGACCTGTGACGGCTTAGGTCAAAAACTTACAGTTGATTTAGATTTAGTGGTTCCTGATGCTAATAAAACGTTAAATGAAGGCGCTATTGTTGCTTGGGAATCATCTAGTTCTGATTATTATCCAACATTATTAAATCGTGTTTGTGAAGTATTTAAAATAAATATGGATAAACCTTTTAAAAAGCTTACAGATCGGCAAAAAGATATCATCTTATATGGTTCAAATGGCAAAGAGATTGAATTTACATTTACACAGCGTAATGGACAAACACGCAAACGTACAATGGAGTTTGAAGGTGTAATCAATAATATAAATAGAAGATATCATGATTCTCCATCTGAATTGGTAAGAGAAATGATGAGTAAATACATGACTGAATTGCCATGTGAAACTTGTCATGGTAAACGTTTAAGTCGCGAAGCACTATCTGTTTACATTGCAGGAAAAAATATTGGCGATGTCGTTGAACAATCCATTAAAGAAGCGTTGCATAGTTATGAACATATAGAGTTATCTGAACAAGATAGAAAAATTGCTAACCAAATCTTAAAAGAAATCAATTCAAGATTAGAATTCTTATATAATGTTGGACTAGAATATTTAACATTAAATCGTGCCTCTGGTTCATTATCTGGTGGAGAGGCACAACGTATTCGCCTTGCAACCCAGATTGGTTCAAGACTTTCAGGAGTACTTTATGTCTTAGATGAGCCTTCTATTGGTTTGCATCAACGAGATAACGATCGATTAATTAATACGTTAAAAGAAATGCGTGATTTAGGTAATACCTTAATCGTTGTTGAACATGATGACGATACAATGCGAGCAGCAGACTTTTTAGTTGATGTTGGTCCAGGAGCCGGTGAACATGGTGGCGAAATCGTTGCAAGTGGTACACCGAAACAGGTAATGAATAATAAGAAATCATTAACGGGCCAATATTTAAGTGGTCAAAAACGTATTGAAGTACCAGAGTCACGTAGGCAGATTACAGATCGCAAAATTAGCGTAAAAGGTGCGAGAAGTAACAATTTGAAAGACATAGATGTTGATTTCCCACTTTCAACAATGACTGTTGTCACAGGTGTTTCTGGTTCTGGTAAAAGTACGTTAGTGAATGAAGTACTTTACAAATCATTAGCAAAACATATTAATAAATCTAAAATAAAGCCTGGTGATTACGATGAAATTCAAGGTATAGACCAATTAGATCGTATTATTGATATTGATCAATCTCCAATTGGTCGAACACCAAGATCTAATCCAGCTACGTATACAGGGGTTTTTGATAATATACGAGACATCTTTGCGCAGACCAATGAAGCGAAAGTTAGAGGTTATACGAAAGGTCGTTTCAGTTTCAACGTTAAAGGCGGCCGTTGTGAAGCGTGTAAGGGTGACGGAATTATAAAAATAGAGATGCATTTCTTACCTGATGTGTATGTACCTTGTGAAGTTTGTGGTGGTACTAGATATAACCGCGAAACATTAGAAGTGACCTATAAAGGAAAAAATATTGCTGATATATTAGCGATGACGGCTGAAGAAGCTACGACGTTCTTTGAAAACGTACCTAAAATTCATCGTAAATTGAAAACGCTAGTAGATGTTGGTTTAGGTTATGTAACTTTAGGTCAGCCTGCTACTACTTTATCCGGTGGCGAAGCGCAACGTGTAAAACTTGCTTCAGAATTGCATAAACGATCTACAGGTCGATCAATTTATATATTGGATGAGCCTACTACTGGTTTACATGTTGACGATATTAGTCGTTTGTTAAAAGTGTTAAATACACTTGTAGAAAACGGTGACACTGTAGTTATTATCGAACATAATCTAGATGTGATTAAAATGGCCGACCATATCATAGACTTAGGACCTGAAGGCGGCGATGGTGGTGGCACACTTGTTGCTACTGGTACGCCTGAAGCAATTACAGAAGTTGAAGAAAGTTATACAGGTCGATATTTAAAGCCGGTATTAGCACGCGATACAGTTAAATAA